One region of Strigops habroptila isolate Jane chromosome 11, bStrHab1.2.pri, whole genome shotgun sequence genomic DNA includes:
- the SBNO1 gene encoding protein strawberry notch homolog 1 isoform X1: MVLILLEMVEPGQDLLLAALSESGISPNDLFDIDSPDVVLTNPAPTPAVQQSVPLSALELGLETEATAAVKQEPETVSTPALLNVRQPPSTTTFVLNQINQLPTLGTTLVMTKTTPVTTTRQTITVAKIIQTSTTTRPSVAAPAVRNALTTAPSKDQIQLKDLLKNNSLNELMKLKPPPNIAQPVATAANIIVVSPEVVNVTRSADLSNGAVKKEASTKEVARIWINDIKMRSFSPTMKVPAVKEEEEPEEEDEEEMGHAETYAEYMPIKLKIGLRHPDPVVETSSLSSVTPPDVWYQTSISEETIDSGWLSALQLEAITYAAQQHETFLPNGDRAGFLIGDGAGVGKGRTIAGIIYENYLLGRKRAVWFSVSNDLKYDAERDLRDIGAKNILVHSLNKFKYGKISSKHNGSVKKGVIFATYSSLIGESQSGGKYKTRLKQLLHWCGEDFDGVIVFDECHKAKNLCPVGSSKPTKTGLAVLELQNKLPKARVVYASATGASEPRNMAYMNRLGIWGEGTPFREFSDFIQAVERRGVGAMEIVAMDMKLRGMYIARQLSFSGVTFKIDEVLLSQEYVKMYNKSVKLWVSARERFQQAADLIDAEQRMKKSMWGQFWSAHQRFFKYLCIASKVKRVVQLAREEIKNGKCVVIGLQSTGEARTLEALEEGGGELNDFVSTAKGVFQSLIEKHFPAPDRKKLFSLLGIDLTAQSNNNSPRDSPCKENKIKKRKGEEISREAKKARKTGGLAGSSSDESESESDASDNEESDNESSRFLSSGDDDDFNPFRDESSEDDEDDPWLIRKEHKKNKDKKKKKSIDPDSIQSALLASGLGSKRPSCFTSTVGTTTSSTNTSANSNTNSSFVTSQDAVERAQQMKKELLDKLEKLAEDLPPNTLDELIDELGGPENVAEMTGRKGRVVSNDDGSISYESRSELDVPVEILNITEKQRFMDGDKNIAIISEAASSGISLQADRRAKNQRRRVHMTLELPWSADRAIQQFGRTHRSNQVTAPEYVFLISELAGEQRFASIVAKRLESLGALTHGDRRATETRDLSRFNFDNKYGRNALEIVMKSIVNLDSPMVSPPPDFPGDFFKDVRQGLIGVGLINVEDRSGILTLDKDYNNIGKFLNRILGMEVHQQNALFQYFSDTLSAVIQNAKKNGRYDMGILDLGSGDEKVRKADVKKFLTPGYSTSGHVELYTISVERGMSWDEATKIWAEQTGPDDGFYLSLQIRNNKKTAILVKEVNPKKKLFLVYRPNTGKQLKLETCADLKKKYKKVPSEDALPHWLEQYNSSADTCTHAYWRGNCKKAGLGLVCEVGLRCRTYYVLCGSVLSVWTKVEGVLASVSGTNVKMQIVRLRTEDGQRIVGLIIPANCVSPLVNLLSTSDQSQQLAVQQQQIWQQHHPQSITNFNNA, encoded by the exons ATGGTTCTAATTCTTTTAGAGATGGTGGAGCCAGGACAAGATCTGTTGCTTGCTGCTTTGAGTGAGAGTGGAATCAGTCCAAATGACCTATTTGATATTGACTCTCCGGACGTGGTTCTTACAAATCCAGCACCAACTCCAGCTGTTCAGCAG tcAGTGCCACTTAGTGCATTAGAACTAGGCTTGGAGACTGAGGCTACAGCTGCTGTGAAACAAGAACCAGAGACTGTATCAACTCCAGCCTTATTAAATGTTCGG CAACCACCATCCACCACAACCTTTGTGCTGAATCAAATAAATCAGCTTCCAACTTTGGGGACTACACTAGTGATGACAAAAACAACACCTGTTACAACTACAAGGCAGACTATCACTGTAGCAAAAATCATTCAGACCAGCACAACTACTCGTCCCTCGGTTGCAGCACCAGCAGTTCGCAATGCCTTGACCACTGCACCTTCAAAGGACCAGATTCAGCTGAAAGATCTGCTAAAGAACAATAGTCTTAATGAACTCATGAAATTGAAGCCACCTCCTAATATTGCCCAACCAGTAGCAACTGCAGCAA atatAATTGTAGTTTCTCCTGAGGTGGTAAATGTCACTAGATCAG ctGATCTAAGCAATGGTGCCGTGAAGAAGGAGGCTTCCACAAAAGAGGTAGCAAGAATATGGATAAATGATATTAAAATGAGAAGTTTTTCCCCTACTATG AAAGTGCCAGCAgtaaaagaagaggaggaacctgaggaagaagatgaggaagaaatggGCCATGCAGAAACTTACGCTGAGTATATGCCAATAAAAC TAAAAATTGGTCTACGCCACCCTGACCCAGTAGTGGAAACCAGCTCATTATCCAGTGTGACTCCTCCTGATGTGTGGTACCAGACATCGATATCAGAAGAAACAATTGATAGTGGCTGGCTGTCAGCTCTGCAGCTTGAAGCAATCACTTACGCAGCCCAG CAACATGAAACATTCCTGCCCAATGGAGACAGAGCTGGATTCTTGATAGGTGATGGTGCTGGTGTAGGAAAAGGAAGGACCATAGCTGGAATAATCTATGAAAATTACTTGTTAGGCAGAAAAAGAGCAGTCTG gTTTAGCGTGTCAAATGATCTGAAATATGATGCTGAAAGAGATTTGAGAGATATTGGAGCAAAAAACATATTGGTTCATTCATTAAACAAG TTCAAATATGGGAAAATTTCTTCCAAACATAATGGAAGTGTGAAGAAAGGGGTCATCTTTGCTACCTACTCTTCTCTTATTGGTGAAAGTCAGTCTGGTGGtaaatacaaaaccagattAAAGCAGCTTCTTCACTGGTGTGGTGAAGACTTTGATGGAGTC ATTGTATTTGATGAGTGTCATAAAGCAAAGAATCTGTGTCCTGTTGGTTcctcaaaaccaacaaaaacaggTCTGGCTGTATTGGAGCTTCAAAATAAACTTCCAAAAGCCAGGGTTGTTTATGCCAGTGCCACAG GTGCATCTGAGCCAAGAAACATGGCATACATGAACCGTCTCGGAATATGGGGTGAAGGAACTCCTTTTAGGGAATTCAGTGATTTTATTCAGGCTGTTGAAAGAAG agGTGTTGGTGCCATGGAAATAGTTGCTATGGATATGAAGCTGAGAGGAATGTACATAGCAAGACAGTTGAGTTTTTCAGGTGTAACTTTCAAAATCGATGAAGTTCTGCTTTCACAGGAGTATGTGAAAATGTACAATAAATCTGTGAAACTG TGGGTCAGTGCTAGAGAGAGGTTTCAGCAAGCAGCCGACCTTATCGATGCAGAGCAACGAATGAAGAAGTCCATGTGGGGTCAGTTTTGGTCAGCTCATCAGAGGTTCTTCAAGTACCTTTGCATAGCGTCTAAAGTGAAGAGGGTGGTGCAGCTGGCTCGGGAAGAAATCAAGAATGGGAAG TGTGTTGTTATTGGCCTGCAGTCAACAGGAGAAGCAAGAACGTTAGAGGCTTTGGAGGAAGGTGGTGGTGAACTGAATGACTTTGTTTCTACAGCGAA AGGAGTATTCCAGTCTCTTATTGAAAAGCACTTTCCAGCTCCCGACAGGAAGAAGCTGTTTAGCTTGTTGGGAATTGACTTGACTGCTCAAAGTAATAACAATTCACCCAGAGACAGCCCTTGCaaggagaacaaaataaagaaacGGAAAG GTGAAGAAATaagcagagaagcaaaaaaagctCGCAAAACAGGTGGCCTTGCAGGTAGCAGCTCTGATGAGAGTGAAAGTGAGTCTGATGCTTCAGACAATGAAGAAAGTGACAATGAGAGCTCCAGATTTTTGAGTTCTGGAGATGACGATGACTTCAACCCGTTCAGAGATGAATCCagtgaagatgatgaagatg ATCCCTGGTTAATTAGAAAAGAgcataaaaagaataaagacaagaaaaagaagaaaagcatagACCCAGATTCTATTCAAAGTGCCTTACTAGCTTCTGGTCTCGGATCAAAACGACCTAGCTGTTTTACTTCCACTGTTGGTACCACCACCTCTAGTACCAACACGTCAG CCAACAGTAacacaaacagcagctttgtAACAAGTCAGGATGCTGTCGAAAGGGcccaacaaatgaaaaaagaactgCTTGATAAACTGGAAAAGCTGGCTGAAGATCTTCCTCCAAATACACTGGATGAGCTTATAGATGAACTGGGTGGTCCAGAAAACGTTGCAGAG ATGACAGGCCGCAAAGGGAGAGTCGTGAGCAATGATGATGGCAGCATATCTTACGAGTCAAGATCTGAACTTGATGTGCCTGTTGAGATTCTGAacatcacagaaaagcagaggttCATGGATGGAGATAAG AACATTGCCATCATCTCGGAGGCTGCCAGCTCTGGTATATCATTGCAAGCAGACCGCAGAGCTAAGAATCAGAGACGGAGAGTTCACATGACTCTGGAACTGCCGTGGAGCGCGGACAGAGCAATACAGCAGTTTG GAAGAACTCACAGATCCAACCAAGTGACTGCTCCAGAGTACGTGTTCCTAATTTCTGAATTGGCAGGAGAGCAAAGATTTGCATCTATTGTTGCAAAAAGACTGGAGAGTTTG GGAGCCCTCACCCATGGGGACAGACGGGCTACGGAAACTCGAGACCTCAGCAGATTCAATTTTGACAACAAG TATGGCAGAAATGCTTTAGAGATTGTTATGAAATCCATTGTGAACTTGGACTCACCAATGGTCTCACCTCCTCCTGATTTTCCCGGAGACTTCTTCAAAG aTGTTCGTCAGGGATTGATTGGTGTAGGCTTGATAAATGTAGAAGACAGATCTGGAATACTAACGCTTGATAAAG attATAACAATATAGGGAAGTTTCTGAACAGAATTCTTGGCATGGAAGTCCATCAGCAGAATGCTTTATTCCAGTACTTTTCTGACACGTTAAGTGCAGTTATTCAAAATGCTAAAAAGAATGGAAGATACGATATGGGCATCTTGG attTGGGCTCTGGGGATGAGAAGGTGAGAAAGGCAGATGTTAAGAAGTTCTTAACTCCCGGATATTCTACCTCTGGACATGTAGAACTATACACA ATCAGTGTAGAGAGAGGAATGTCTTGGGATGAAGCAACTAAGATCTGGGCAGAACAGACAGGTCCAGATGATGGATTTTATTTATCACTACAG ataagaaataacaagaaaacTGCTATTCTAGTAAAAGAAGTGAATCctaaaaagaagctttttttagTATACAGACCAAATACTGGGAAACAACTCAAACTAGAAACATGTGCagacctgaaaaagaaatataagaag GTACCTTCTGAAGATGCTCTGCCACACTGGTTGGAGCAGTACAACTCTTCTGCGGATACCTGCACTCATGCTTATTG
- the SBNO1 gene encoding protein strawberry notch homolog 1 isoform X3 — MVLILLEMVEPGQDLLLAALSESGISPNDLFDIDSPDVVLTNPAPTPAVQQSVPLSALELGLETEATAAVKQEPETVSTPALLNVRQPPSTTTFVLNQINQLPTLGTTLVMTKTTPVTTTRQTITVAKIIQTSTTTRPSVAAPAVRNALTTAPSKDQIQLKDLLKNNSLNELMKLKPPPNIAQPVATAATDLSNGAVKKEASTKEVARIWINDIKMRSFSPTMKVPAVKEEEEPEEEDEEEMGHAETYAEYMPIKLKIGLRHPDPVVETSSLSSVTPPDVWYQTSISEETIDSGWLSALQLEAITYAAQQHETFLPNGDRAGFLIGDGAGVGKGRTIAGIIYENYLLGRKRAVWFSVSNDLKYDAERDLRDIGAKNILVHSLNKFKYGKISSKHNGSVKKGVIFATYSSLIGESQSGGKYKTRLKQLLHWCGEDFDGVIVFDECHKAKNLCPVGSSKPTKTGLAVLELQNKLPKARVVYASATGASEPRNMAYMNRLGIWGEGTPFREFSDFIQAVERRGVGAMEIVAMDMKLRGMYIARQLSFSGVTFKIDEVLLSQEYVKMYNKSVKLWVSARERFQQAADLIDAEQRMKKSMWGQFWSAHQRFFKYLCIASKVKRVVQLAREEIKNGKCVVIGLQSTGEARTLEALEEGGGELNDFVSTAKGVFQSLIEKHFPAPDRKKLFSLLGIDLTAQSNNNSPRDSPCKENKIKKRKGEEISREAKKARKTGGLAGSSSDESESESDASDNEESDNESSRFLSSGDDDDFNPFRDESSEDDEDDPWLIRKEHKKNKDKKKKKSIDPDSIQSALLASGLGSKRPSCFTSTVGTTTSSTNTSANSNTNSSFVTSQDAVERAQQMKKELLDKLEKLAEDLPPNTLDELIDELGGPENVAEMTGRKGRVVSNDDGSISYESRSELDVPVEILNITEKQRFMDGDKNIAIISEAASSGISLQADRRAKNQRRRVHMTLELPWSADRAIQQFGRTHRSNQVTAPEYVFLISELAGEQRFASIVAKRLESLGALTHGDRRATETRDLSRFNFDNKYGRNALEIVMKSIVNLDSPMVSPPPDFPGDFFKDVRQGLIGVGLINVEDRSGILTLDKDYNNIGKFLNRILGMEVHQQNALFQYFSDTLSAVIQNAKKNGRYDMGILDLGSGDEKVRKADVKKFLTPGYSTSGHVELYTISVERGMSWDEATKIWAEQTGPDDGFYLSLQIRNNKKTAILVKEVNPKKKLFLVYRPNTGKQLKLETCADLKKKYKKVPSEDALPHWLEQYNSSADTCTHAYWRGNCKKAGLGLVCEVGLRCRTYYVLCGSVLSVWTKVEGVLASVSGTNVKMQIVRLRTEDGQRIVGLIIPANCVSPLVNLLSTSDQSQQLAVQQQQIWQQHHPQSITNFNNA, encoded by the exons ATGGTTCTAATTCTTTTAGAGATGGTGGAGCCAGGACAAGATCTGTTGCTTGCTGCTTTGAGTGAGAGTGGAATCAGTCCAAATGACCTATTTGATATTGACTCTCCGGACGTGGTTCTTACAAATCCAGCACCAACTCCAGCTGTTCAGCAG tcAGTGCCACTTAGTGCATTAGAACTAGGCTTGGAGACTGAGGCTACAGCTGCTGTGAAACAAGAACCAGAGACTGTATCAACTCCAGCCTTATTAAATGTTCGG CAACCACCATCCACCACAACCTTTGTGCTGAATCAAATAAATCAGCTTCCAACTTTGGGGACTACACTAGTGATGACAAAAACAACACCTGTTACAACTACAAGGCAGACTATCACTGTAGCAAAAATCATTCAGACCAGCACAACTACTCGTCCCTCGGTTGCAGCACCAGCAGTTCGCAATGCCTTGACCACTGCACCTTCAAAGGACCAGATTCAGCTGAAAGATCTGCTAAAGAACAATAGTCTTAATGAACTCATGAAATTGAAGCCACCTCCTAATATTGCCCAACCAGTAGCAACTGCAGCAA ctGATCTAAGCAATGGTGCCGTGAAGAAGGAGGCTTCCACAAAAGAGGTAGCAAGAATATGGATAAATGATATTAAAATGAGAAGTTTTTCCCCTACTATG AAAGTGCCAGCAgtaaaagaagaggaggaacctgaggaagaagatgaggaagaaatggGCCATGCAGAAACTTACGCTGAGTATATGCCAATAAAAC TAAAAATTGGTCTACGCCACCCTGACCCAGTAGTGGAAACCAGCTCATTATCCAGTGTGACTCCTCCTGATGTGTGGTACCAGACATCGATATCAGAAGAAACAATTGATAGTGGCTGGCTGTCAGCTCTGCAGCTTGAAGCAATCACTTACGCAGCCCAG CAACATGAAACATTCCTGCCCAATGGAGACAGAGCTGGATTCTTGATAGGTGATGGTGCTGGTGTAGGAAAAGGAAGGACCATAGCTGGAATAATCTATGAAAATTACTTGTTAGGCAGAAAAAGAGCAGTCTG gTTTAGCGTGTCAAATGATCTGAAATATGATGCTGAAAGAGATTTGAGAGATATTGGAGCAAAAAACATATTGGTTCATTCATTAAACAAG TTCAAATATGGGAAAATTTCTTCCAAACATAATGGAAGTGTGAAGAAAGGGGTCATCTTTGCTACCTACTCTTCTCTTATTGGTGAAAGTCAGTCTGGTGGtaaatacaaaaccagattAAAGCAGCTTCTTCACTGGTGTGGTGAAGACTTTGATGGAGTC ATTGTATTTGATGAGTGTCATAAAGCAAAGAATCTGTGTCCTGTTGGTTcctcaaaaccaacaaaaacaggTCTGGCTGTATTGGAGCTTCAAAATAAACTTCCAAAAGCCAGGGTTGTTTATGCCAGTGCCACAG GTGCATCTGAGCCAAGAAACATGGCATACATGAACCGTCTCGGAATATGGGGTGAAGGAACTCCTTTTAGGGAATTCAGTGATTTTATTCAGGCTGTTGAAAGAAG agGTGTTGGTGCCATGGAAATAGTTGCTATGGATATGAAGCTGAGAGGAATGTACATAGCAAGACAGTTGAGTTTTTCAGGTGTAACTTTCAAAATCGATGAAGTTCTGCTTTCACAGGAGTATGTGAAAATGTACAATAAATCTGTGAAACTG TGGGTCAGTGCTAGAGAGAGGTTTCAGCAAGCAGCCGACCTTATCGATGCAGAGCAACGAATGAAGAAGTCCATGTGGGGTCAGTTTTGGTCAGCTCATCAGAGGTTCTTCAAGTACCTTTGCATAGCGTCTAAAGTGAAGAGGGTGGTGCAGCTGGCTCGGGAAGAAATCAAGAATGGGAAG TGTGTTGTTATTGGCCTGCAGTCAACAGGAGAAGCAAGAACGTTAGAGGCTTTGGAGGAAGGTGGTGGTGAACTGAATGACTTTGTTTCTACAGCGAA AGGAGTATTCCAGTCTCTTATTGAAAAGCACTTTCCAGCTCCCGACAGGAAGAAGCTGTTTAGCTTGTTGGGAATTGACTTGACTGCTCAAAGTAATAACAATTCACCCAGAGACAGCCCTTGCaaggagaacaaaataaagaaacGGAAAG GTGAAGAAATaagcagagaagcaaaaaaagctCGCAAAACAGGTGGCCTTGCAGGTAGCAGCTCTGATGAGAGTGAAAGTGAGTCTGATGCTTCAGACAATGAAGAAAGTGACAATGAGAGCTCCAGATTTTTGAGTTCTGGAGATGACGATGACTTCAACCCGTTCAGAGATGAATCCagtgaagatgatgaagatg ATCCCTGGTTAATTAGAAAAGAgcataaaaagaataaagacaagaaaaagaagaaaagcatagACCCAGATTCTATTCAAAGTGCCTTACTAGCTTCTGGTCTCGGATCAAAACGACCTAGCTGTTTTACTTCCACTGTTGGTACCACCACCTCTAGTACCAACACGTCAG CCAACAGTAacacaaacagcagctttgtAACAAGTCAGGATGCTGTCGAAAGGGcccaacaaatgaaaaaagaactgCTTGATAAACTGGAAAAGCTGGCTGAAGATCTTCCTCCAAATACACTGGATGAGCTTATAGATGAACTGGGTGGTCCAGAAAACGTTGCAGAG ATGACAGGCCGCAAAGGGAGAGTCGTGAGCAATGATGATGGCAGCATATCTTACGAGTCAAGATCTGAACTTGATGTGCCTGTTGAGATTCTGAacatcacagaaaagcagaggttCATGGATGGAGATAAG AACATTGCCATCATCTCGGAGGCTGCCAGCTCTGGTATATCATTGCAAGCAGACCGCAGAGCTAAGAATCAGAGACGGAGAGTTCACATGACTCTGGAACTGCCGTGGAGCGCGGACAGAGCAATACAGCAGTTTG GAAGAACTCACAGATCCAACCAAGTGACTGCTCCAGAGTACGTGTTCCTAATTTCTGAATTGGCAGGAGAGCAAAGATTTGCATCTATTGTTGCAAAAAGACTGGAGAGTTTG GGAGCCCTCACCCATGGGGACAGACGGGCTACGGAAACTCGAGACCTCAGCAGATTCAATTTTGACAACAAG TATGGCAGAAATGCTTTAGAGATTGTTATGAAATCCATTGTGAACTTGGACTCACCAATGGTCTCACCTCCTCCTGATTTTCCCGGAGACTTCTTCAAAG aTGTTCGTCAGGGATTGATTGGTGTAGGCTTGATAAATGTAGAAGACAGATCTGGAATACTAACGCTTGATAAAG attATAACAATATAGGGAAGTTTCTGAACAGAATTCTTGGCATGGAAGTCCATCAGCAGAATGCTTTATTCCAGTACTTTTCTGACACGTTAAGTGCAGTTATTCAAAATGCTAAAAAGAATGGAAGATACGATATGGGCATCTTGG attTGGGCTCTGGGGATGAGAAGGTGAGAAAGGCAGATGTTAAGAAGTTCTTAACTCCCGGATATTCTACCTCTGGACATGTAGAACTATACACA ATCAGTGTAGAGAGAGGAATGTCTTGGGATGAAGCAACTAAGATCTGGGCAGAACAGACAGGTCCAGATGATGGATTTTATTTATCACTACAG ataagaaataacaagaaaacTGCTATTCTAGTAAAAGAAGTGAATCctaaaaagaagctttttttagTATACAGACCAAATACTGGGAAACAACTCAAACTAGAAACATGTGCagacctgaaaaagaaatataagaag GTACCTTCTGAAGATGCTCTGCCACACTGGTTGGAGCAGTACAACTCTTCTGCGGATACCTGCACTCATGCTTATTG